In one Kitasatospora cineracea genomic region, the following are encoded:
- a CDS encoding histidine phosphatase family protein: MLVAPALGTELREARFGDDLPLTDAELDPARALAAPRADLVLTGPSARCRQTAGALGLPGARVEAALGDLDAGSWRGRRLTELAASAPQSISAWLSDPDFAPPGGECVTALLARVGTWLDALPADAGRLLAVAEPAVVRAAVVHALALPPAAFWRLDAAPLTATSLSGRAARWNLRCGAPLTPRQPT; encoded by the coding sequence ATGTTGGTCGCACCGGCGCTCGGGACGGAGCTGCGCGAGGCCCGGTTCGGGGACGACCTGCCGCTGACGGACGCCGAACTGGACCCGGCCCGCGCCCTGGCCGCACCCCGGGCCGACCTCGTACTGACCGGGCCGTCCGCGCGCTGCCGGCAGACCGCCGGGGCGCTGGGCCTGCCCGGGGCCCGGGTCGAGGCCGCCCTCGGCGATCTGGACGCGGGCAGCTGGCGCGGCCGCCGCCTCACCGAACTCGCCGCGTCCGCACCGCAGTCGATCAGCGCCTGGCTGTCCGACCCGGACTTCGCCCCGCCCGGCGGCGAGTGCGTCACCGCCCTGCTGGCCCGGGTCGGCACCTGGCTGGACGCCCTGCCCGCCGACGCCGGCCGCCTGCTCGCCGTCGCCGAACCGGCCGTCGTCCGGGCCGCCGTGGTGCACGCGCTGGCCCTGCCGCCCGCCGCGTTCTGGCGGCTGGACGCCGCCCCGCTCACCGCCACCTCGCTGAGCGGCCGCGCGGCACGCTGGAACCTGCGCTGCGGCGCACCCCTGACGCCCCGTCAGCCGACGTAG
- a CDS encoding CbtB domain-containing protein, with the protein MAHPIAPAAVTTPAITPLSVRAVAPWALFFGVLLLAVLYFVGAEQGATSLISGESVHEWVHDGRHLLGFPCH; encoded by the coding sequence ATGGCTCACCCCATCGCGCCCGCCGCCGTCACCACGCCGGCCATCACCCCCCTCTCCGTCAGGGCCGTCGCCCCCTGGGCGCTGTTCTTCGGCGTCCTGCTGCTCGCCGTGCTCTACTTCGTCGGCGCCGAACAGGGCGCCACCTCGCTGATCTCCGGCGAGAGCGTGCACGAGTGGGTGCACGACGGCCGCCACCTGCTCGGCTTCCCCTGCCACTGA